One region of Etheostoma cragini isolate CJK2018 chromosome 16, CSU_Ecrag_1.0, whole genome shotgun sequence genomic DNA includes:
- the zmp:0000001301 gene encoding uncharacterized protein zmp:0000001301, which yields MKEILSEFGLHVTRHSFTPTKVPNVRYELSESDPFNQSRNTAANAQAFVHRDFSAIRDQAMKTIQTAFTLLDQEFQKLDREKSEFSQAAAALQREKEAHEACRQQQQQELREMLDRHRSQNEAWLRARAEENDQERKELCRLRVSKHTQTTIHTFYHSLL from the exons ATGAAGGAGATCCTGTCAGAGTTTGGTCTACATGTCACCAGACACAG CTTCACTCCCACAAAGGTTCCCAATGTGCGCTATGAGCTGAGCGAGTCTGATCCGTTCAACCAGTCCAGGAACACAGCAGCTAATGCACAG GCGTTTGTCCACAGAGACTTCAGTGCAATTCGAGATCAGGCCATGAAAACGATCCAGACAGCCTTTACTCTGCTGGACCAGGAGTTCCAGAAACTGGATCG aGAAAAGTCAGAGTTTTctcaagctgctgctgctctgcaaagagagaaagaagctcATGAAGCCTGtagacaacagcagcaacag gaacTGCGGGAGATGCTGGACAGACATCGCTCTCAAAATGAGGCGTGGCTGCGAGCGAGAGCGGAGGAGAACGACCAAGAGAGGAAGGAGCTCTGCAGACTCCGAgtcagtaaacacacacaaacaacaattcACACTTTTTACCATTCCTTGCTGTAA
- the dnajc25 gene encoding dnaJ homolog subfamily C member 25 isoform X1, with protein MAAPKERCCSGAGRFSGCLRTAKPWWWLALLLFSLSSLPAVSALVEGLYCGTEVCYDVLGVNREAAKVEIARAYRQLARRYHPDRFRPGEPSLEGETQESAHKKFLLIVTAYETLKDEDTRRDYDYMLDHPEEYYQHYYTYYRRQLTPKVDVRIVILVTICAISIFQYYSWHSSYNEAINYLVMVPKYRIQAMEIAKQQGLLNRTKEKGKNRRTKEEIREQEEEVIRDIIKNKIDIKGGYQKPNLSDILLCQIVLFPYYLTNYVTWYISWIYRFTICREEYGEEEKFYIISLLSMPGYLTADSVFSTVRRNMKMSPSQFDSLDEHTRQSFLEKQLWIKENYEVYRKEQEEEMKVKMATDPRMKRYRRWMKNEGPGRLTFVDD; from the exons ATGGCTGCGCCCAAGGAGCGGTGCTGCAGCGGTGCCGGACGGTTTTCTGGGTGTCTGCGGACGGCGAAGCCTTGGTGGTGGCTCGCGTTGCTCCTGTTCTCCTTGTCTTCCCTTCCGGCGGTCAGCGCGCTGGTGGAGGGCCTTTACTGTGGCACCGAGGTCTGCTACGATGTGCTCGGAGTCAACAGGGAGGCCGCCAAGGTGGAAATCGCTCGAGCTTACCGGCAGCTGGCCCGCCGGTACCATCCGGACCGGTTTAGGCCGGGAGAGCCCAGCTTGGAGGGGGAAACTCAGGAGTCCGCCCACAAAAAGTTCCTGCTCATCGTGACTGCGTACGAGACGCTGAAG gatGAGGACACTCGACGGGACTATGACTACATGCTTGACCATCCTGAGGAGTACTACCAGCACTACTACACCTACTACCGCCGACAGCTCACCCCCAAAGTGGACGTCAGAATTGTCATCCTGGTCACCATCTGTGCCATCTCCATCTTTCAG TACTACAGCTGGCACAGCAGTTACAATGAGGCCATAAACTACCTGGTGATGGTCCCCAAGTACCGAATCCAAGCTATGGAGATCGCCAAGCAACAGGGCCTCCTCAACCGCACCAAGGAGAAGGGCAAGAACCGCCGCACCAAAGAGGAAATTcgggagcaggaggaggaggtgatcCGTGACATCATAAAAAACAAGATCGACATCAAAGGAGGCTACCAGAAGCCCAACCTGTCGGACATCTTGCTGTGCCAGATCGTGCTCTTCCCCTACTACCTGACCAACTATGTGACCTGGTACATCTCCTGGATTTACCGCTTCACCATCTGCAGGGAGGAgtatggagaggaggagaagttTTATATCATCAG CCTCCTCTCAATGCCAGGTTATCTCACAGCAGACTCTGTGTTTTCTACTGTTAGgagaaacatgaaaatgtctCCATCTCAGTTTGACAGTCTGGATGAACACACCAGACAGTCTTTCCTGGAAAAACAGCTCTGGATCAAAGAAAACTACGAG GTGTACAGAAAAGAACAGGAGGAAGAGATGAAGGTGAAAATGGCAACTGACCCGAGGATGAAGAGGTACCGCCGATGGATGAAGAATGAGGGGCCGGGGCGGCTGACTTTCGTTGACGACTGA
- the dnajc25 gene encoding dnaJ homolog subfamily C member 25 isoform X2, whose amino-acid sequence MAAPKERCCSGAGRFSGCLRTAKPWWWLALLLFSLSSLPAVSALVEGLYCGTEVCYDVLGVNREAAKVEIARAYRQLARRYHPDRFRPGEPSLEGETQESAHKKFLLIVTAYETLKDEDTRRDYDYMLDHPEEYYQHYYTYYRRQLTPKVDVRIVILVTICAISIFQYYSWHSSYNEAINYLVMVPKYRIQAMEIAKQQGLLNRTKEKGKNRRTKEEIREQEEEVIRDIIKNKIDIKGGYQKPNLSDILLCQIVLFPYYLTNYVTWYISWIYRFTICREEYGEEEKFYIIRRNMKMSPSQFDSLDEHTRQSFLEKQLWIKENYEVYRKEQEEEMKVKMATDPRMKRYRRWMKNEGPGRLTFVDD is encoded by the exons ATGGCTGCGCCCAAGGAGCGGTGCTGCAGCGGTGCCGGACGGTTTTCTGGGTGTCTGCGGACGGCGAAGCCTTGGTGGTGGCTCGCGTTGCTCCTGTTCTCCTTGTCTTCCCTTCCGGCGGTCAGCGCGCTGGTGGAGGGCCTTTACTGTGGCACCGAGGTCTGCTACGATGTGCTCGGAGTCAACAGGGAGGCCGCCAAGGTGGAAATCGCTCGAGCTTACCGGCAGCTGGCCCGCCGGTACCATCCGGACCGGTTTAGGCCGGGAGAGCCCAGCTTGGAGGGGGAAACTCAGGAGTCCGCCCACAAAAAGTTCCTGCTCATCGTGACTGCGTACGAGACGCTGAAG gatGAGGACACTCGACGGGACTATGACTACATGCTTGACCATCCTGAGGAGTACTACCAGCACTACTACACCTACTACCGCCGACAGCTCACCCCCAAAGTGGACGTCAGAATTGTCATCCTGGTCACCATCTGTGCCATCTCCATCTTTCAG TACTACAGCTGGCACAGCAGTTACAATGAGGCCATAAACTACCTGGTGATGGTCCCCAAGTACCGAATCCAAGCTATGGAGATCGCCAAGCAACAGGGCCTCCTCAACCGCACCAAGGAGAAGGGCAAGAACCGCCGCACCAAAGAGGAAATTcgggagcaggaggaggaggtgatcCGTGACATCATAAAAAACAAGATCGACATCAAAGGAGGCTACCAGAAGCCCAACCTGTCGGACATCTTGCTGTGCCAGATCGTGCTCTTCCCCTACTACCTGACCAACTATGTGACCTGGTACATCTCCTGGATTTACCGCTTCACCATCTGCAGGGAGGAgtatggagaggaggagaagttTTATATCATCAG gagaaacatgaaaatgtctCCATCTCAGTTTGACAGTCTGGATGAACACACCAGACAGTCTTTCCTGGAAAAACAGCTCTGGATCAAAGAAAACTACGAG GTGTACAGAAAAGAACAGGAGGAAGAGATGAAGGTGAAAATGGCAACTGACCCGAGGATGAAGAGGTACCGCCGATGGATGAAGAATGAGGGGCCGGGGCGGCTGACTTTCGTTGACGACTGA